A genomic region of Leptolyngbya sp. NIES-2104 contains the following coding sequences:
- a CDS encoding NACHT domain-containing NTPase, whose translation MVEKSLQATPEGKKAAQDALTGLGITQKLLSARKNISLSTVSKFFNCKPVDRILFVQICETLNLDWQAIAGTAQPENSPIEEIGTIVQSVRQEIRSSIQEQCGTMRVLDMTQPIGLSAIYTNVNILEKMTRQQTPKLSELIERCKDADFDRFGLADIQQKRVDGLEAVEQHNKLIVLGKPGAGKTTFLKRLAILCIDEAFQANRVPVFITLKAFAEAPGQPTLLEYLPQSFERYQNERSIEIATKLQTILEAGQALILLDGLDEVRDTDNQRVIREIQDFARQFHRNQFVMTCRIAAREYTFEQFTEVEVADFDDDQIRDFVAKWFNAKNDSVKSESFLAKLKNDDRIRELATNPLLLTLLCLVFGEAADFPTNRSELYEEGLDVLLKKWDAKRNIERDRVYRKLSLQRKEDLLSHLAYTFFERGEYFFKQRVVVDRIIQFIRNAPNISQDEADLELDGAAVLKSIEAQHGLLIERARNIYSFSHLTFQEYFAARQIKEQRTDALLSDVVSHVAEKRWREVFRLTVEMLPDASQLLQLMKGEVDQILAGDEKLQRFLVWVQEKSRSDEGYNKPVVTRSLYFAIDLVRIRDDRILQLIMPLSIIDDQLLDINLTLALSFTCDHDDRALNFALDSIRNPELKYQLQKLKEQLPDRSSENKENFKQWWKMNGQAWAEQLRQVMIQHCNIGHDWQFSEAQQEKLRQYYDANKLLVDCLNSDCYVNPEVRQEIEETLLLPISEIEKRENK comes from the coding sequence ATGGTTGAGAAGTCGCTTCAAGCTACTCCAGAAGGCAAAAAGGCAGCACAAGACGCGCTCACGGGGCTTGGCATCACACAAAAGCTGCTTTCTGCCAGAAAAAACATTTCTCTTTCGACTGTCAGCAAATTCTTCAATTGCAAGCCTGTCGATCGAATCTTATTTGTGCAGATCTGTGAAACTTTGAATCTGGATTGGCAGGCGATCGCTGGAACAGCACAGCCAGAGAACTCACCGATTGAGGAGATTGGTACGATCGTGCAAAGTGTGCGGCAAGAAATTCGATCGAGCATTCAAGAACAATGCGGAACGATGCGCGTGTTGGATATGACGCAGCCGATCGGACTAAGCGCGATCTACACCAACGTCAATATTTTGGAGAAAATGACCAGACAACAAACACCAAAGCTTTCAGAACTGATAGAGCGATGTAAAGACGCGGATTTTGATCGATTTGGGTTAGCTGATATCCAACAGAAACGAGTCGATGGACTAGAAGCAGTCGAACAGCACAATAAATTAATCGTGTTAGGTAAACCCGGAGCGGGAAAGACTACATTTTTGAAGCGGTTGGCGATCTTGTGCATCGACGAAGCATTTCAAGCGAACCGAGTCCCAGTTTTTATCACGCTTAAAGCATTTGCAGAAGCGCCCGGACAACCGACACTCCTAGAGTACTTACCCCAAAGTTTTGAACGTTATCAGAATGAGCGATCGATAGAAATTGCAACTAAGCTGCAAACCATTTTAGAAGCGGGACAAGCGCTGATCCTCTTAGATGGATTAGATGAAGTGCGAGATACAGACAATCAGCGCGTCATTCGTGAAATTCAGGATTTTGCAAGACAGTTTCATCGCAATCAGTTCGTCATGACTTGCCGGATTGCAGCACGAGAATATACCTTTGAACAATTCACAGAAGTTGAGGTTGCAGATTTCGATGACGATCAGATTCGGGATTTTGTCGCGAAGTGGTTCAATGCTAAAAACGATTCGGTAAAGTCAGAAAGCTTTCTAGCAAAACTGAAAAACGACGATCGCATTCGCGAGTTAGCCACTAATCCTTTACTGTTAACGCTACTGTGCTTGGTCTTTGGAGAAGCCGCAGACTTTCCTACCAATCGATCGGAGCTATACGAAGAAGGCTTAGATGTGTTGCTGAAAAAGTGGGATGCCAAACGCAATATTGAGCGCGATCGCGTTTATAGAAAGCTCTCGCTGCAACGCAAGGAAGATTTGCTCAGTCATCTTGCCTACACGTTTTTTGAGCGCGGCGAGTATTTCTTTAAGCAGCGTGTTGTAGTCGATCGTATTATTCAATTTATTCGCAATGCCCCAAACATCAGCCAAGACGAAGCGGATTTAGAACTGGATGGAGCGGCGGTGTTGAAATCGATCGAGGCGCAGCATGGATTACTGATCGAACGCGCCCGGAATATTTACTCGTTTTCGCATCTCACCTTTCAAGAGTATTTTGCAGCCCGACAGATCAAAGAACAGCGAACCGATGCTTTGCTCAGCGATGTCGTGAGTCATGTTGCTGAGAAGCGCTGGCGGGAGGTGTTTCGGCTGACTGTAGAGATGCTACCCGATGCGAGTCAGTTGTTGCAGTTGATGAAGGGGGAAGTCGATCAAATTTTAGCAGGTGATGAGAAGCTTCAGCGATTTCTAGTTTGGGTGCAGGAAAAATCGCGATCAGATGAGGGTTATAACAAACCTGTAGTAACTCGATCTTTATACTTTGCTATCGACCTCGTCCGCATCCGCGACGACCGCATCCTCCAACTCATCATGCCCCTCTCCATCATCGACGACCAACTCCTTGATATCAATCTCACTCTCGCCCTCTCCTTTACCTGTGACCACGACGACCGCGCCCTCAATTTCGCCCTAGACTCTATCCGCAACCCTGAACTTAAATATCAGCTACAGAAACTAAAAGAACAATTACCTGATCGATCTTCAGAGAACAAAGAGAACTTTAAGCAGTGGTGGAAAATGAATGGTCAAGCTTGGGCAGAGCAACTCAGGCAAGTCATGATTCAGCATTGCAACATCGGTCACGATTGGCAATTCAGTGAGGCACAACAAGAGAAACTGCGTCAGTATTACGATGCCAATAAGCTGCTCGTCGATTGTCTCAACAGCGACTGTTATGTGAACCCCGAAGTGCGGCAGGAGATTGAGGAAACGTTATTATTGCCAATATCAGAGATTGAAAAACGGGAGAACAAATGA
- a CDS encoding ABC transporter ATP-binding protein/permease, translated as MDRLNFKVFQQFWAIAKPYWQGDEKWKARGFLLGVVLFLLAYTGLSVILNNKRGVLISSLSARDEPRFWETVLVFIGVLVVYAPLLAGYRYLRDRLSLQWRQWLTKRFVDNYFRDRSYYALTANPEIDNPDQRIAEDVRSFTQESLTFLLVLVESVLSVIAFSGVLWTISKPLVIFLVLYAVIGTVVTTFVFGKPLVRLNFEQLKKEADFRFSLVRIRENAEAIAFYRGEDQESNQVKGRFLEVFENVKRLLIWELNLNVLTNAYEFIPFILPALVVAPAIFAGEMEVGKVTEAQGAFIRVFFSLNVVVARFQALTTFGAGINRLYSFAAFLEQENDSKESTIQTIGGDRLSIEHLTLLTPNRQRTLVRDLSIELPENQGVLVMGASGCGKSSLLRAIAGLWNAGEGTIVRPQIDRVLFLPQRPYMVLGTLRDQLLYPNRELEIEDAQLQQILEQVNLGDLVDRFGGFEAQRDWSDVLSLGEQQRLTFARLLLNKPDYAILDEATSALDQANEEQLYEHLERIGTTFLSVGHRSTLAKYHQMILEFSQDQTWQLKQRLEEVQSGK; from the coding sequence ATGGATCGATTGAACTTCAAAGTGTTTCAGCAATTTTGGGCGATCGCAAAACCGTATTGGCAAGGTGACGAGAAATGGAAAGCGCGAGGCTTTTTACTCGGAGTTGTGCTGTTTTTGCTGGCTTATACGGGCTTGAGCGTGATTCTCAACAATAAGCGAGGGGTCTTAATCTCATCCTTATCCGCTCGTGATGAACCGCGATTTTGGGAAACGGTGCTCGTATTTATTGGAGTGCTGGTTGTGTATGCGCCGTTGCTGGCGGGCTATCGATATTTACGCGATCGCTTAAGTTTGCAGTGGCGACAATGGCTGACGAAGCGGTTTGTGGACAATTATTTTCGCGATCGATCTTACTATGCGCTAACTGCCAATCCTGAGATCGATAACCCTGATCAGCGAATTGCTGAAGATGTTCGTAGCTTTACTCAAGAATCACTGACCTTTTTACTGGTTCTGGTTGAATCGGTGCTATCTGTGATTGCGTTTAGTGGTGTGCTTTGGACTATCTCGAAACCGCTGGTAATTTTTCTGGTATTGTATGCCGTTATCGGAACAGTGGTGACGACGTTTGTATTTGGTAAACCTTTGGTGCGGTTGAACTTTGAGCAGTTGAAAAAAGAAGCGGATTTTCGATTTAGCTTGGTGCGAATTCGTGAGAATGCAGAAGCGATCGCATTTTACCGAGGGGAAGATCAAGAATCGAACCAAGTCAAAGGACGTTTTCTAGAAGTGTTTGAGAATGTTAAACGCTTGCTAATTTGGGAACTGAATCTTAATGTTTTAACGAATGCTTATGAGTTTATCCCGTTCATTCTGCCTGCGCTGGTAGTTGCTCCTGCGATCTTTGCGGGAGAAATGGAAGTTGGTAAAGTCACTGAAGCTCAAGGCGCATTTATTCGCGTCTTTTTCTCCTTAAATGTCGTTGTTGCTCGATTCCAAGCATTAACGACTTTTGGTGCTGGAATCAACCGTTTGTATAGCTTTGCAGCATTCCTTGAACAAGAGAATGATTCAAAAGAATCTACCATTCAAACGATCGGAGGCGATCGACTATCGATCGAACATCTCACGCTACTAACTCCGAATCGTCAGCGTACCTTAGTTCGAGATTTGTCGATCGAGCTTCCTGAGAATCAAGGTGTGCTAGTGATGGGTGCGAGTGGTTGCGGAAAAAGTTCGTTGCTAAGAGCGATCGCGGGTCTGTGGAATGCTGGCGAAGGTACGATCGTGCGTCCGCAGATCGATCGAGTCTTATTTCTACCCCAACGCCCGTATATGGTGCTGGGAACATTGCGCGATCAGTTGCTTTATCCAAATCGTGAACTCGAAATCGAAGATGCTCAGCTTCAACAGATTTTAGAGCAAGTCAACTTAGGGGATTTAGTCGATCGATTCGGTGGCTTTGAAGCGCAACGGGATTGGTCAGATGTGTTATCGCTGGGAGAACAACAGCGGCTTACCTTTGCGCGATTGTTGTTGAATAAACCAGATTATGCAATTCTCGATGAAGCGACCAGCGCACTCGATCAGGCGAACGAGGAACAGCTATATGAACATCTAGAGCGAATTGGTACGACGTTCTTGAGTGTGGGACATCGATCGACGTTAGCAAAATATCATCAAATGATTTTGGAGTTCTCGCAAGATCAGACTTGGCAGTTGAAACAGCGATTAGAGGAAGTTCAGAGCGGGAAGTAG
- the fmt gene encoding methionyl-tRNA formyltransferase — protein MKIVFFGTPQFAVPTLEALLKSDVEVMAVVTQPDKRRGRGNELSPSPVKSIALAHELPVWQPKSVKKDAETLEKLRSLNADFFVVIAYGQILSQEILDMPKFGCINVHGSILPKYRGAAPIQWCLYRGETETGITTMLMDAGMDTGAMLLKATTPIAPFDTAQDLAIRLSAIGADLLIETLQKFTEIQPTPQDNDQATYAPLIKKPDYELDWSRSAIELHNQIRGFFPNCSATFRGSALKVLKTIPLKPGWMPEELENFESEPLSPGEVVGVIKNWGAVVQTGRGMMLLKEVQLSGKRPQSGWDFANGTRIAIAEKLLP, from the coding sequence ATGAAAATTGTCTTTTTTGGTACGCCACAATTCGCTGTGCCGACGTTGGAAGCGTTGCTAAAGTCGGATGTTGAAGTGATGGCAGTGGTGACACAACCGGATAAGCGACGAGGACGCGGAAACGAATTGTCGCCATCTCCGGTAAAGTCGATCGCGCTTGCTCATGAGCTTCCGGTATGGCAGCCGAAGAGCGTCAAGAAAGATGCGGAAACGTTGGAAAAACTGCGATCGCTCAATGCTGATTTTTTCGTCGTGATTGCTTACGGGCAAATTCTGTCGCAGGAAATTCTCGATATGCCGAAATTTGGCTGTATCAATGTTCACGGGTCGATTTTGCCGAAGTATCGGGGGGCGGCTCCGATTCAGTGGTGTCTCTATCGTGGAGAGACGGAAACCGGAATTACGACGATGCTTATGGATGCGGGCATGGATACAGGGGCGATGTTGTTGAAGGCAACAACGCCGATCGCTCCTTTTGATACGGCTCAAGATTTGGCAATTCGACTGAGTGCGATCGGGGCAGATTTGCTGATTGAAACCTTGCAGAAATTCACAGAGATTCAGCCGACTCCGCAGGATAACGATCAGGCGACTTATGCACCCTTGATTAAAAAACCGGATTATGAATTGGATTGGTCAAGAAGTGCGATCGAGCTTCATAATCAAATTCGCGGATTTTTCCCCAACTGTTCAGCGACCTTTCGAGGTAGTGCGCTGAAAGTCCTGAAAACAATTCCACTCAAACCCGGATGGATGCCTGAAGAACTGGAGAATTTTGAATCTGAACCGTTATCGCCTGGTGAAGTGGTGGGAGTGATCAAGAACTGGGGGGCAGTGGTTCAAACGGGCAGAGGGATGATGTTACTCAAAGAAGTTCAACTCTCAGGCAAGCGACCTCAGTCCGGTTGGGATTTTGCCAACGGAACGAGAATCGCGATCGCAGAAAAATTACTTCCTTGA
- a CDS encoding DUF6464 family protein → MEQDILPTEVILTHPRRSLGNVQLDWSPQPGAYFDLEGQTYAVLERRHRYQLKSGRYRLHKVALYVQTAQRPIERSLVEGRWMLGDVTCEFNARSEILRCAVNPDGPCEGCRSYRSRK, encoded by the coding sequence ATGGAGCAAGACATCCTTCCTACAGAGGTGATTCTGACCCATCCTCGTCGATCGCTCGGCAATGTCCAACTCGATTGGTCACCACAGCCGGGAGCCTATTTTGATTTGGAGGGTCAGACCTACGCCGTTTTAGAACGTCGTCACCGCTATCAACTCAAATCCGGGCGCTATCGTTTACACAAAGTCGCCCTCTACGTCCAAACGGCACAACGTCCGATCGAGCGGTCTTTAGTCGAAGGTCGCTGGATGCTAGGCGATGTGACGTGTGAATTTAATGCGCGATCGGAGATTTTACGCTGTGCGGTTAATCCCGATGGTCCCTGTGAGGGCTGTCGATCTTACCGTTCAAGGAAGTAA
- a CDS encoding DUF4335 domain-containing protein translates to MTNAMTLQRQYSLPNCTLILEGLSDTGATGQYDVRPVMSLLINAECHLPGQEKPLVGGREFFESLVTAVSLYAQEFLSSVHLPRHTYSDRPSFVRLERLDRAHHRLIVEKDPNNPNSEERSIDLTTVQLFDLVEAIDQFVADTQTLPYWSLNLSPVPKRYARSGEPLAKQVVPASIGVSGLALAAIAFFSLPTMRVKTPECLSPGAPDCPGVVSNNQTPGASPNPTVSPTTSPTAQASPSPTTSPDLAQVEAALNAAPAITDASELKTLSDRLSAQIRDRWTTQSQVTEELAYRVGVARNGDVVGFKAETPAALDRARQTPLLDLLYIPASGSTPSSEPLAQYRVVFKPQGNFEVTPVSTNSSVVPPSPTANESPVASPSPSPVASASPSPTAVAITGTELTDRTTLENLQPKLYDALDQNWKGRPPFDKDLVFRVRVKPDGSIAGFQPENPPANEFAKDTPLPQLGKPIDPNAPAEPAASFKVVFRPSGVLQINPWFGARR, encoded by the coding sequence ATGACGAACGCAATGACGCTGCAACGGCAATATAGTCTGCCAAATTGCACGCTGATTTTAGAAGGGTTATCCGATACGGGTGCAACTGGGCAGTACGATGTGCGCCCGGTGATGTCGCTGTTGATTAATGCGGAATGTCATCTTCCTGGACAAGAAAAGCCGCTAGTGGGTGGACGCGAATTTTTTGAAAGTTTAGTGACTGCCGTGAGCTTGTACGCTCAAGAATTCTTAAGCAGTGTTCATTTACCCCGTCATACCTACAGCGATCGACCTTCTTTTGTCCGGTTAGAAAGACTCGATCGCGCTCATCACCGCTTAATCGTCGAGAAAGACCCGAATAATCCCAACAGCGAAGAGCGATCGATTGATTTAACCACCGTTCAACTTTTTGATCTGGTTGAAGCGATCGATCAATTCGTTGCCGATACGCAAACGTTACCGTACTGGTCGCTGAATCTTTCCCCGGTTCCGAAGCGCTATGCTCGATCTGGTGAACCCTTGGCAAAACAAGTCGTTCCGGCTTCGATCGGCGTTTCAGGACTGGCACTTGCCGCGATCGCGTTCTTCTCACTGCCTACAATGCGGGTAAAAACGCCAGAATGCTTATCGCCAGGTGCTCCTGATTGTCCGGGTGTGGTTTCTAATAATCAAACCCCAGGAGCCAGCCCGAATCCAACGGTTAGCCCCACGACTTCTCCAACGGCTCAAGCCTCCCCCAGTCCCACGACTTCCCCAGATCTTGCTCAAGTCGAAGCCGCTCTCAATGCCGCTCCTGCGATTACAGATGCGTCAGAACTGAAAACCTTGAGCGATCGCTTAAGTGCTCAGATTCGCGATCGCTGGACGACACAATCCCAAGTCACCGAAGAATTAGCCTACCGGGTCGGAGTCGCTCGCAACGGTGATGTTGTCGGCTTCAAAGCGGAAACCCCTGCGGCACTCGATCGAGCAAGACAAACCCCCTTACTCGATTTGCTCTACATTCCCGCGAGTGGCAGTACACCCTCATCTGAACCGTTGGCGCAGTATCGCGTCGTCTTCAAGCCTCAAGGCAACTTTGAAGTCACACCAGTTAGCACCAATAGTTCCGTCGTTCCTCCGAGTCCGACCGCCAACGAAAGTCCGGTTGCGAGTCCATCTCCTAGCCCAGTCGCGAGTGCGTCTCCGAGTCCTACTGCTGTTGCCATTACGGGAACGGAATTAACAGATCGCACAACCTTAGAAAATCTACAGCCCAAACTCTACGACGCGCTCGACCAAAACTGGAAAGGCAGACCACCGTTTGACAAAGATCTCGTGTTTCGAGTCCGCGTCAAACCCGATGGCTCGATCGCAGGATTCCAGCCAGAGAATCCACCCGCCAACGAATTCGCTAAAGATACACCGCTTCCCCAGTTAGGAAAGCCGATCGATCCAAACGCTCCGGCTGAACCTGCTGCCTCCTTTAAGGTCGTCTTCAGACCGAGCGGCGTACTTCAAATCAATCCTTGGTTTGGCGCTCGACGGTAG
- a CDS encoding DUF3038 domain-containing protein: MSASVNVMQLNSPPAPIPPSTPIILDSLPDPPVPEGVCPRRTRMQIDLLLLAIEALDLAGSEAILAVASDFDLRGVLKNRVSLWRMRSTNPFRRYAQRRPLTLLEAKALVVVTCYLARRLTVLIRQLLLAYQQLSEKNLSPDHHFRLSEYLERFRAHYRSRMNSKRAGVLAYNSDEKLNELALDLLEQLLFCTGTSGVQRLWISLFDGEVQ, from the coding sequence ATGAGTGCCTCCGTGAATGTAATGCAGTTGAATAGTCCACCTGCTCCGATCCCTCCCTCGACTCCGATTATTTTGGACAGTCTGCCCGATCCACCTGTCCCAGAAGGCGTGTGTCCGCGTCGTACCCGAATGCAGATCGATCTGCTGCTGTTAGCGATCGAAGCGCTCGATCTAGCGGGATCGGAGGCGATCTTGGCGGTGGCATCAGATTTCGATTTGCGCGGAGTGCTGAAAAATCGCGTGTCTCTGTGGCGAATGCGATCGACGAATCCTTTCCGCCGCTATGCTCAACGCCGTCCTTTAACGCTGTTAGAAGCAAAAGCGCTCGTGGTCGTCACTTGCTACTTGGCACGTCGTCTCACGGTGCTGATTCGGCAACTTTTACTGGCATATCAGCAACTCAGCGAAAAGAATTTATCACCAGATCATCATTTTCGTCTTTCGGAATATTTAGAACGCTTCCGAGCACATTACCGCAGCCGTATGAATTCAAAACGAGCGGGTGTACTGGCATACAATTCTGATGAAAAATTGAACGAATTAGCGCTCGATTTATTAGAACAGCTTTTATTCTGTACGGGAACCTCTGGCGTACAGCGGCTCTGGATTAGTTTGTTTGACGGGGAAGTGCAATGA
- the psbP gene encoding photosystem II reaction center PsbP, translating to MLKRFVAVLLVVLALGLQGCVSGVGGLKSFADSTDGYRFLYPNGWLPVKVTNGPDVVFHDIIEQTENVSMVINPVPGKKKLADLGTPSEVGYQLGKSAIAPPDSGRTAELINADSREIADRTYYLLEYLVTLPNQEKRHNLASAIVYRGKLYTLNASTSEDRWEKMAPILTKSVKSFMVD from the coding sequence ATGCTCAAACGATTCGTTGCAGTACTGCTGGTTGTACTGGCGCTAGGGTTGCAAGGTTGTGTGTCGGGTGTGGGTGGACTGAAAAGTTTTGCCGATAGTACAGATGGCTATCGATTTTTGTATCCGAATGGCTGGCTACCTGTGAAAGTCACGAATGGTCCGGACGTTGTGTTTCATGACATTATCGAGCAGACCGAAAATGTCAGTATGGTGATCAATCCGGTTCCGGGTAAGAAGAAACTGGCGGATTTGGGAACGCCAAGCGAAGTCGGGTATCAGTTGGGTAAAAGCGCGATCGCGCCTCCCGATTCCGGTCGAACGGCTGAACTGATCAATGCAGATTCGCGAGAAATTGCCGATCGTACTTATTATTTGCTGGAATACCTGGTGACGTTGCCGAATCAAGAAAAGCGGCACAATTTAGCGAGTGCGATCGTCTATCGCGGCAAATTGTATACCTTGAATGCTTCGACATCCGAAGATCGCTGGGAAAAAATGGCTCCGATTCTGACGAAATCTGTGAAGTCGTTCATGGTGGATTAG
- a CDS encoding nucleoside triphosphate pyrophosphatase — MVPFVLASASPARKRLLAMAGISAMVYPSDFDESQIQITEPAKLVQILAEGKARSTMKVLFDRPSELPPGFFSTTPGLILGCDSILWIDGEIHGKPKDPEEAIARWKKMRGNVGELYTGHAFLQPYTTEQGALMPYPPLVRTQVTRVYFAEISDRQIEAYIATKEPLSCAGCFALEGRGGLFVDKIEGCHTNVIGLSLPLLRQMLAELGYDVTDFWQGN; from the coding sequence ATGGTTCCCTTCGTGCTGGCATCGGCATCCCCCGCCCGTAAGCGCCTGCTTGCGATGGCGGGTATTTCTGCAATGGTGTATCCGAGCGATTTTGATGAGTCGCAGATTCAGATTACTGAACCCGCGAAATTGGTGCAGATTCTAGCTGAAGGGAAAGCTCGATCGACGATGAAAGTTTTGTTCGATCGACCCTCCGAATTACCGCCCGGATTTTTCTCAACGACACCGGGCTTAATTCTGGGCTGTGATTCGATTTTGTGGATCGATGGCGAAATTCACGGCAAACCAAAAGATCCAGAAGAAGCGATCGCTCGTTGGAAAAAGATGCGCGGCAATGTGGGCGAATTGTATACGGGTCATGCGTTTTTACAGCCGTATACGACCGAGCAAGGGGCGTTGATGCCCTATCCGCCACTGGTGAGAACTCAGGTGACGCGGGTGTATTTTGCGGAGATTAGCGATCGGCAAATCGAAGCATATATCGCAACGAAAGAACCGTTAAGCTGTGCGGGTTGTTTTGCGCTCGAAGGTCGGGGTGGATTGTTTGTAGACAAAATCGAGGGCTGTCATACGAATGTGATCGGGTTGAGTTTGCCCTTGTTGCGTCAGATGTTGGCAGAATTAGGATACGACGTAACCGATTTTTGGCAAGGGAATTAG